One genomic segment of Erythrolamprus reginae isolate rEryReg1 chromosome 2, rEryReg1.hap1, whole genome shotgun sequence includes these proteins:
- the CCIN gene encoding calicin, with amino-acid sequence MKMQFTEKNHNSFMVQALNKQRKNKEFCDVALSVDQTVFNAHLNVLAAMSSHIRSLISNNDMKADDELFIIIDAKFMSPALMEELLDYFYTGRIVISEKNVEELLKGAKYFSSQTLRSHCSDFLLRSLKTENCLQYILIATTYDLKDIRNAAYDGMRDNFHYWVGPQGISEFMQCPYHVFSRLLKEENLHVQNEDQIFLALLQWIKHKKNEREKHFKKCFGYIRLTAVSTKTLLAACREVLLFADHTGPLSRIEAVLSERKHGNLQSLMLQQRKGALVDSVVILGGQKEQGKFNNAVFAYVIGENIWMKLTEMPYRAAALSAASLGKFIYVSGGTTEQISGLKTAWKYDMDTNTWIKLPDLPVGLVFHSMVTCGGAVYSIGGSTAPRRYISSIYKYDEGKEKWTLAGKMSIPMDATALITKGDKTIYIVTGRCLVNGRFSRVGVLDCFDTETRNVVQYITFPIQFNHKPLLSFPHENILSVQSHKESMEINLQKVKVNKTANLVPLLPNNYSLDLSHAVCSVGNNKVFVCGGLICPGDKRPEEYSINRQAYMLDQSTGEWRTLAEPPEALDCPACCMAKLPCKVLQKTVVN; translated from the coding sequence ATGAAGATGCAGTTTACAGAAAAGAACCACAACAGTTTTATGGTACAGGCCCTCAACAAGCAGAGAAAGAACAAGGAATTTTGTGATGTGGCTCTCAGTGTGGACCAGACTGTCTTCAATGCCCACCTCAATGTCTTAGCAGCTATGTCTTCCCATATAAGGAGTTTGATATCCAACAATGATATGAAAGCAGATGACGAACTCTTTATTATCATTGATGCGAAATTCATGAGCCCGGCCTTAATGGAGGAATTGCTTGATTATTTCTATACTGGGAGGATTGTGATTTCAGAGAAGAATGTGGAGGAACTGCTGAAGGGAGCCAAGTACTTCAGTTCTCAAACTTTAAGAAGTCACTGCTCCGATTTCCTCCTCCGGTCCCTCAAAACAGAGAACTGCCTCCAGTACATTCTGATAGCCACTACATACGACCTGAAGGACATAAGGAATGCTGCCTATGATGGGATGCGAGACAACTTTCATTATTGGGTGGGGCCTCAGGGCATATCAGAGTTTATGCAATGCCCTTACCATGTCTTCAGCCGATTGCTTAAAGAGGAGAATCTCCATGTGCAAAACGAAGACCAGATCTTTCTCGCTCTCCTTCAGTGGATAAAGCATAAGAAGAATGAACGGGAgaagcattttaaaaagtgtttcgGCTACATACGTTTAACAGCTGTTTCTACCAAGACACTACTCGCAGCCTGTCGGGAAGTGTTGCTCTTTGCAGATCACACTGGACCTCTGTCCCGGATAGAGGCTGTGTTGAGCGAACGTAAACACGGAAATCTTCAAAGTCTGATGCTGCAACAAAGGAAGGGGGCACTAGTGGACTCCGTAGTAATCTTAGGGGGACAAAAAGAACAGGGTAAATTCAACAACGCAGTCTTTGCCTATGTAATTGGAGAGAATATCTGGATGAAACTCACAGAAATGCCTTACAGAGCCGCGGCGCTCAGTGCAGCCTCGCTGGGGAAATTCATTTATGTCTCTGGGGGAACTACGGAGCAGATCTCTGGGCTGAAGACTGCCTGGAAGTATGATATGGATACCAACACGTGGATCAAGCTCCCAGATCTGCCCGTTGGCCTTGTTTTCCATTCCATGGTGACTTGTGGAGGCGCAGTGTACTCTATAGGAGGAAGCACAGCCCCAAGAAGGTACATTTCCAGTATCTACAAGTACGACGAAGGCAAAGAGAAATGGACTCTTGCTGGCAAGATGAGTATCCCTATGGATGCAACTGCGCTGATCACCAAGGGAGACAAGACTATTTACATCGTGACAGGGAGGTGCCTGGTAAATGGGCGCTTCTCACGGGTAGGTGTGCTGGACTGCTTTGACACGGAGACACGGAATGTGGTCCAGTACATCACTTTTCCCATTCAGTTCAACCACAAGCCCCTGTTGTCTTTTCCACACGAGAACATTTTGAGTGTACAGAGCCACAAAGAGAGCATGGAAATAAATCTGCAGAAGGTTAAAGTTAACAAAACCGCAAACCTTGTGCCTCTGCTGCCAAATAACTATAGTTTGGATCTGTCACATGCAGTGTGTTCTGTTGGGAATAACAAAGTGTTTGTATGTGGTGGACTTATTTGTCCAGGTGACAAACGTCCAGAGGAGTATTCTATCAATCGGCAAGCGTATATGTTAGACCAAAGCACTGGGGAATGGAGGACTTTAGCTGAGCCTCCAGAAGCTCTCGATTGTCCTGCTTGCTGCATGGCTAAGTTGCCATGCAAGGTCCTCCAAAAAACTGTAGTCAATTAA